A stretch of DNA from Carya illinoinensis cultivar Pawnee chromosome 12, C.illinoinensisPawnee_v1, whole genome shotgun sequence:
ttttatatattttattgatgtgattggtcaaaacagttattttatattaaaaaataacacagccgatcatatcaataaagtgataaaaaatacgtaaaaatgattatatattaaatttttgaaatCTAAAATGGTAGAATATGTATTTGATCTAAAACATGGAATATGGATGCCTCAGCATGGCAACATTGGGGAAAACAAATGTTGATGGTAACCACAATTGTACGTTGTCCATGCAAATAATGGTCAATAGACACTTGGGGCTTTCAAAGGGTTTGTGGTCCAAAGGGGGTCAAATGGGTTTGTGATTCATAAAAAATGGATTTGTGGTTCATAGGAACTGAATTGAGTGAGATGATCGTGTCCCAGGGTAGCACACGAAGACAGACTGTGCTCCACATCTTTTGACCCAGCTACTCAGATTGCTTTAGGCAAGACAAGGTTTCCAAATCCACCTTAGAATAAACTCATGAATACTCTAAACACATCCATGGATATCTCATCCATCTACATGTAATAACTAATTGTTTCTACATGATATAAACTTTTCCAATGTAATTTCAAATAATCACAGctgctaagatcttgccaaccctttttttaatgatgaggaactttgaaaatcataaaaatatgtcATGAATTTAATATTTCAATAATAACACGCCCACGAATCAGATAAATCAACTTCTCGTTGATAAGAAGTGAACTCTAGAAATTATTTGCACCTAAGAATTTGAACCTTAGATTGGGAAACATACTTCCAAGATCAAAATCCTTACTACTTACTTGAGTCAATCCTTCTGGGATTGGCCTCTttgcaaacaattctttttaggtaaataaaaaattaccttTGTTTTGATATTACAAGGTTAAAGACTAGAACTTTCTTACAAAAGTGACCTTCTATGCCAAATGCAATCTCAAATATACGAGgtcaaaataaaatgtttaaaatacagtatagatagtgagatgagatgaaatgattttaaatagttaaaataaaatgtttaaagtACATGCCAATTGCCAATTTTGCTCCCGTAAAAAAGTAGACTCCACCaagaaaaagtgagtttttcacactTCTATAGTGGggtctacttttttataaaagatctaCACGAAACTAATACATTTGAgacttgtatatatcattattcttttctttttgatacGTAAAGGGGTAGTGTGCAATATTCTGCTATAATAGAAGACAATCCATTTTAGACTTTCTCTGCTTTGTAATACATATTTCACAATTTCTAGTGCCATTTTGCAGATGAGAAACtaatatatgaaagaaaaaaggtcAATATGTTTGGTTGACAATCAATCGATTGCTGATATCTGAAGAGGAGTCAAAAGGAAACTAATGTATCAGAAAGTGCAGATTCCTGATAAACCATATTTGTCTCCGTAATTCcactaaatctcaatttaaaTCCTTCGAATTTTGTGGAAAGAGAAGAAATTATTCTGAATaaaaattcatctcaattttgAACACCACGAATCCATTATATAGCCATCCCACAATACTGGGAGACATACAAGCACGCCAAATGCTGACATGATCTCTTGTCATAAGCAAGATACATTCACAATTGATAAGCAAATAAGGGGCATACATTCCCATAACCTTACTTTGACACTGCAATGAATCATGAACAAGAAACCCAAAACGTTTGCATGACTAAATGCCTAAACAGACTGCATTCTGAAATCTGAAGCAATCAGACtaataaaattgaaacaaagtaAATGAATCGTATATGCAAGTATAAAACCTGTAAATTAATGATTAGTCGTATCAAACTAAAGGTGGAatgaatgatgaatagatttctTTAAGCATATGCAGACTTATAGCATACAGATATAGGGCTTATCTGAGCTGCTCACCTCAGCAGGATCACCTAATGTGAGTGAAAAGGAAATTGTGCTGGATCAATCCCTTGAGCTCAGCCCATCCTGAGTCACTCTAGAAAGTATAATTCTTCAACATGCATGACTATCATACAGCACCAGCACCCATATTTCTGTTTGGCATTCCCCTTAAATATGGGCAAAACCTCTGTTAAAGATACATACAGGAGCATGATTTGCATCTCTGTAGTCATGCTCCCCCACCTTAATCACGTGAAAAGTCTTTGAGCTTCACAGAATATAGCATAAGCATGCGAAACATAATTGAGCTTTACAGACTATAGTCAGCCCTTCCAAGAAGAGTAGATAAGTTTCCCTTTCTGGGaaaattagtggattagaaaaATTAGCAACCTATGGCAAGTTGGAGAAGTGAGGCAACACCACTTCCAATTTTTATAGGCCCTCAATGTGCATTTTATGGTCAGAACTGTTCTGCTTACAGTTTCTTAATACCTTTCGATAGATATCTGGAGGAAGTCCCTTCAAAAGTTCTGCTATGGCGAGTTCATGCTTCCTCTTTAATTCATTTAGCTCATCTTGCTGCTGCTTTAGCAGATTCTCAAGTTTCACGGAAAGTATCTTGACAGCTTCTGATTCAAAATAGTTTTCTTCAAAAGGATAGCCTCCATTACTAGAATGCAAATCTGCATCTTCAGTGTTTTTCTTGCCAAATTGCACATCAACAAGTAAATTAGGTTCATTCTCTTCGCTATTAGCATCACCATCAGAAACAAACTCATTCTCAGGTTGTTCAAGTACAGCACCAAAATAAGGACTATCCTGGTCTTCATCGTGACCAGGAGATTTTTCATTATCTCCAGTCAAGCTAGCCCCACCAGCAACTGAATCAACCTGAGAAGGCAAGTTTAAAGGGCTAGACTGTATCGGTGAGGTTCCACCAGGTGCCTTGGGCGAGTCAGACCAATACTTACGACCTGAAGGCAATCTTTCCAGTGCAAAACCACTAGAAGGGGTAGTCTCATTCATGAGGAGAGAAGCATCATCCTTGGCTTCAGAGGTACAGCTATCAGGACTTGCACCTTCTGCTCCATAACTATCTCCAAAGAGTGCTCTTGCTGTCCAATCTGGAATGTGTGACCGGATTTCTGAGTCAATCATTTCAGCAATTGCTGAAACATCTTGATCCGTTAGGTCCAACTCCTCAACCATTTCACTAGCAACAGAAATTGCAGTGTCTGCCTCAATATCAAATGGGAAGTGGATATTCCGATAAAGACCTAGTCCAATGTGGAAAATTTCCAATTTAACCCAGTAAATGTTAATGAAAATATCCTTCTTTggttaaaatctgaaaaattaaaagagaaataaagagAAGTATAGACAACCTAAGGAGTCTGCTATTCGTAGTTTCAGAAATATTGTGTTAACATCTTTCCGTTGACCTTGAACTGTGAAATCTCTACTTGTCTCAACAGATGGATCCTTCGCACTTTTACCAATATCGAGGTGTTCATGACTGCCTTCTGTCTTCATCACTTCAAATGTGAGGACATAAGCATAAGGGTTCTGATCTCTGTACAAAAAACTGAAACTTACCTGAATGATGGGTTTTGGGACGTAGAGAACAACCTAAACTTCCATGATCCTCATCTGATTGCAGAAAGGGATCCTTTAAGAGTTCCTCAGCAGACAAGCGTTCAGATACTTTTGCAATACATTTTTCTATAAATGCTTTAACTGCAGGGTCTGTGACTTTTGCCAATGATGCCGGCTTTATTCCctacaaaggaaaagaaattatatgaaaatctagacacCAAAGCTGAAGTTAATGGCTTTTCTAGCAAAAGAATTTGACAGCCCAGGAACCAGGATTTAGAATTAAAGGTAAAGCTTAGAGGTTTTCTTGCTATTAAGACCTTTTACAAGTCTTAGATTACAAAATTTCACAATcatttttgggacaaaaaaaaaaagaagaatccAAATTTCAGAATGAACTGAGGATATGTGATACGAAAACCCTGATTGCAACCTCTTCTTGtatatttgaaagaaattacAAGGGGAAAATAATTGAAATGAGCCAAAGATTGCCATACCGATGTCACTTTCTTATATATTTGAGCCGCATTGGCACATTCAACATATGGGTACTCAAAGGTCACTAATTCAATCAAGCACATGCCAAAGGCATAAATGTCTACAAGCTCATTGTATTCCTCCTCGTAAAGCTCTGGTGCCATGAACTCTGGGGTACCTGAAGTCACAATAACAATAACATTGGCCCTGGCAACTAAGTTCACATTATAAATCTAATCCCAAGAGGGAAAGATTAAAGATAATACTAGCCTCACCAATGACACTATGAGCTGAACGAGCCTGGCGAAGAATTGCAGCCAGGCCTAAGTCACCAATTTTCACCTCACCTTGATTCCCATTGACAAATATGTTATCACACTTCAAATCTCGATGAATAACAGGTGGGTCATGACTATGAAGATAAAGAAGGCCCTCTAAGATCTGCCGGGACCATTTCTTCAATGCTCTTAAATCAACCTGTTTATGTTTCCTCCGGTATCTACATAAAATCCATTGACAAAACCTttcacaaaatcaaaataaaaatgaaaaccagATACTAACTGCCGAGCAAATATAGAAACTTACTGCCGTAATGTTCCAGAGCTGAAAATCTCTGTAATGAAGTTAATACTCTCATTTTTTGTGTCGATCCAGGAATTGTAAAACTTAATTATGTTCTTGTGCTTTAAAGTCTTGAGTAAATGAACTTCTGAATATAGTCGCTCCAAGTCTACGGAGTTTTGTAATAGGTCTGCCACCTTAACCTGATTCCAAGCTACCTCAATTCCCTCCAACTCATCAAATGCTCGATATCTGAAGTTCCCTCAGTTTGATCAAGGACAAACAGATATTGCACCTATCGTTCCAGTCTCAAAAGCATATTACTTACAGTGCACCTGattgcattttgttttctttaatagTTGAAATTCTAATTAACATAGCAGAAGCAACAAAAGGATACACTTTCTTGAAAGCACCTTTTCCTAACACCTCTCTGTACTGCAAAGCCACCAttaaatttaaacaaaacaaaacccatCAATAAACGTAGCCATATTTATCAACCCAAGCTTCATTTGTGATCAAACAATCacaatagaaaaaaagaaaaagaaacgaaGCATTGACTAATTTTCCAAACCCAGAAAAAGAGGAACGAAGCAGCTATAatcagaatttgaaaaagttgcaaaacaatcaaattaTAAGCAGAACTGAAAATTTTGGAtagaaaatagatatttttgtcGTTAAACTGACCCGACCGTATCGACCAGTGGGATCAACCTCAATGAACTCGGTGTCGGAATTGTCCAGGTTTAGTTCGGACGACAAGTCCTGTGGCATTTCTCGTTTCCAATCGAAGCACGCGCGAAACCGAGTTCCCTGCAATATCTCAGTCTCTCAGAtcaaattaaaaccaaaaaaaaaaacgaaaaaagaaaccTCAAAATAAAATTCCAAACCAGCGTAAGGGAAACGGATGTGGAGATTCCGAATAATACACAGAAACAAACAAAGGCTCGCCAAGGGTCCTGAAAAGATATCCGAAGAAGAAGAGTCGAGAGAGAGAAAAACTTGGTTAAAGCGAATAGTCTTTAATGGCTGGCCGAATCAGCCATCTCCATGTGAGCATATCTCTCAccgttataatattattaccgTCTTTGTTTGGTTCAGCGTTTACGTCTACGATCTGATATTAGAGTGCTGCCTTTTCTGCGACACATATCACAGCCATACACACCCCTTCCCATTTTGTAGGTGcccagttttaaaaaaaaaaaaaaatttccaaaatctctttttatatataattttttaatttgaatttatacGCTATCATCTTACTTAtatcttattaaataaaatataacatatttatcactattaaatgatcatttattaaatttttttatcaaataataataaatacgtcACTCATATATAATACGATGCAAATAGAAAAGTGGTGTGATGTATAGCATTACTATctaatttattcaatttattttctcaaaagaaataattttaataaacttttgtgaatattaaaaaaaaaacttattagctcaaaaaataataaacaattcaaaatatcttatttcattttatctcatctgatataatcattataatttttttaaattttcacacaaaatatattaaacaattctttttaaatctcaaaacaaaattaatattaaaaaattatattataataatattttatttaacttttaacaaaaaatctcatctcatctcatctcacaaaaaacaaaaacaaaaaaattctcatatcatgtAACCAAATTGTGGAGGAATTAAGGAACTCATCCAATCtcctaagatttgatttgtagtTAAGTTTTGGTAAAAATTATTGTAACAGTCACCGACATAAGCCTCACCCAAATCTATTtcgggtgttttttttttttttttaaatagtttgtGTGACAGCTCAATTAAATGAATTtaatcttctttttgttttttaatattctatttgtAATGCATGTAATTTTCAGGTGAAATTAATTTTCGATACGAATTTAGCACATACtcaatattaaattaatgttttaagtactgttagatatagttttatGGTGTTTTAATCtcacgtattttttttaaaaaaagtgaaattaattattaaacattaatatttttatataaattttaaatttattgttttttttttttaaaaattatacagATATTATACATTTTAAGGCTGCAAATCGAGAATTCTGACTGATTTAATTAAATGGGCTAGTTAAAGTTGAATCAAACTTGATTTGACACTATTTAAAACGATATTCGatatttaaaattgataatTTTTGTCGTAACTTGTGAAACCAACCTGAAATTAATGGAGGGAACTGATTGAGTTAAATAGATATGGTTAGAAATTATTCATATGTAGGACGAACCTAACTTGATATGGCCCAAAGTTTAAGTTTAGACGTTGAAATGGGAAATTTTAGTTAGAAtgatttgaaataaaagttaaaaactgaataaaatattattttttaatattattattattttgatatttgaaaaagttaaattatttattatattttatgtgaaaatttgaaaagattgtaatgattagatgagaaattttcatttgaaaaaactttcaaacttaggcttgtttggatgttaggctaaattaaattatttatgaatagtagtagtAAGTTGAAATACTGTAGTGAATTTGGTGGAGTCTACCTAAAATAGgtttaaatgtatttgaatgttaagatgagtttaaatgtatttatgaaaagttgaaaaatgttatgtGTCTCATGTATAAAGAggtgttaaattaaaaaaagttatgagTCTCAtgtgtaaagagattttgaa
This window harbors:
- the LOC122288889 gene encoding probable serine/threonine-protein kinase WNK3 isoform X1, coding for MPQDLSSELNLDNSDTEFIEVDPTGRYGRYREVLGKGAFKKVYRAFDELEGIEVAWNQVKVADLLQNSVDLERLYSEVHLLKTLKHKNIIKFYNSWIDTKNESINFITEIFSSGTLRQFCQWILCRYRRKHKQVDLRALKKWSRQILEGLLYLHSHDPPVIHRDLKCDNIFVNGNQGEVKIGDLGLAAILRQARSAHSVIGTPEFMAPELYEEEYNELVDIYAFGMCLIELVTFEYPYVECANAAQIYKKVTSGIKPASLAKVTDPAVKAFIEKCIAKVSERLSAEELLKDPFLQSDEDHGSLGCSLRPKTHHSVMKTEGSHEHLDIGKSAKDPSVETSRDFTVQGQRKDVNTIFLKLRIADSLGLYRNIHFPFDIEADTAISVASEMVEELDLTDQDVSAIAEMIDSEIRSHIPDWTARALFGDSYGAEGASPDSCTSEAKDDASLLMNETTPSSGFALERLPSGRKYWSDSPKAPGGTSPIQSSPLNLPSQVDSVAGGASLTGDNEKSPGHDEDQDSPYFGAVLEQPENEFVSDGDANSEENEPNLLVDVQFGKKNTEDADLHSSNGGYPFEENYFESEAVKILSVKLENLLKQQQDELNELKRKHELAIAELLKGLPPDIYRKVLRNCKQNSSDHKMHIEGL
- the LOC122288889 gene encoding probable serine/threonine-protein kinase WNK3 isoform X3, which translates into the protein MPQDLSSELNLDNSDTEFIEVDPTGRYGRYREVLGKGAFKKVYRAFDELEGIEVAWNQVKVADLLQNSVDLERLYSEVHLLKTLKHKNIIKFYNSWIDTKNESINFITEIFSSGTLRQYRRKHKQVDLRALKKWSRQILEGLLYLHSHDPPVIHRDLKCDNIFVNGNQGEVKIGDLGLAAILRQARSAHSVIGTPEFMAPELYEEEYNELVDIYAFGMCLIELVTFEYPYVECANAAQIYKKVTSGIKPASLAKVTDPAVKAFIEKCIAKVSERLSAEELLKDPFLQSDEDHGSLGCSLRPKTHHSEGSHEHLDIGKSAKDPSVETSRDFTVQGQRKDVNTIFLKLRIADSLGLYRNIHFPFDIEADTAISVASEMVEELDLTDQDVSAIAEMIDSEIRSHIPDWTARALFGDSYGAEGASPDSCTSEAKDDASLLMNETTPSSGFALERLPSGRKYWSDSPKAPGGTSPIQSSPLNLPSQVDSVAGGASLTGDNEKSPGHDEDQDSPYFGAVLEQPENEFVSDGDANSEENEPNLLVDVQFGKKNTEDADLHSSNGGYPFEENYFESEAVKILSVKLENLLKQQQDELNELKRKHELAIAELLKGLPPDIYRKVLRNCKQNSSDHKMHIEGL
- the LOC122288889 gene encoding probable serine/threonine-protein kinase WNK3 isoform X2 → MPQDLSSELNLDNSDTEFIEVDPTGRYGRYREVLGKGAFKKVYRAFDELEGIEVAWNQVKVADLLQNSVDLERLYSEVHLLKTLKHKNIIKFYNSWIDTKNESINFITEIFSSGTLRQYRRKHKQVDLRALKKWSRQILEGLLYLHSHDPPVIHRDLKCDNIFVNGNQGEVKIGDLGLAAILRQARSAHSVIGTPEFMAPELYEEEYNELVDIYAFGMCLIELVTFEYPYVECANAAQIYKKVTSGIKPASLAKVTDPAVKAFIEKCIAKVSERLSAEELLKDPFLQSDEDHGSLGCSLRPKTHHSVMKTEGSHEHLDIGKSAKDPSVETSRDFTVQGQRKDVNTIFLKLRIADSLGLYRNIHFPFDIEADTAISVASEMVEELDLTDQDVSAIAEMIDSEIRSHIPDWTARALFGDSYGAEGASPDSCTSEAKDDASLLMNETTPSSGFALERLPSGRKYWSDSPKAPGGTSPIQSSPLNLPSQVDSVAGGASLTGDNEKSPGHDEDQDSPYFGAVLEQPENEFVSDGDANSEENEPNLLVDVQFGKKNTEDADLHSSNGGYPFEENYFESEAVKILSVKLENLLKQQQDELNELKRKHELAIAELLKGLPPDIYRKVLRNCKQNSSDHKMHIEGL
- the LOC122288889 gene encoding probable serine/threonine-protein kinase WNK3 isoform X4, translating into MPQDLSSELNLDNSDTEFIEVDPTGRYGRYREVLGKGAFKKVYRAFDELEGIEVAWNQVKVADLLQNSVDLERLYSEVHLLKTLKHKNIIKFYNSWIDTKNESINFITEIFSSGTLRQFCQWILCRYRRKHKQVDLRALKKWSRQILEGLLYLHSHDPPVIHRDLKCDNIFVNGNQGTPEFMAPELYEEEYNELVDIYAFGMCLIELVTFEYPYVECANAAQIYKKVTSGIKPASLAKVTDPAVKAFIEKCIAKVSERLSAEELLKDPFLQSDEDHGSLGCSLRPKTHHSVMKTEGSHEHLDIGKSAKDPSVETSRDFTVQGQRKDVNTIFLKLRIADSLGLYRNIHFPFDIEADTAISVASEMVEELDLTDQDVSAIAEMIDSEIRSHIPDWTARALFGDSYGAEGASPDSCTSEAKDDASLLMNETTPSSGFALERLPSGRKYWSDSPKAPGGTSPIQSSPLNLPSQVDSVAGGASLTGDNEKSPGHDEDQDSPYFGAVLEQPENEFVSDGDANSEENEPNLLVDVQFGKKNTEDADLHSSNGGYPFEENYFESEAVKILSVKLENLLKQQQDELNELKRKHELAIAELLKGLPPDIYRKVLRNCKQNSSDHKMHIEGL